In one window of Lynx canadensis isolate LIC74 chromosome A3, mLynCan4.pri.v2, whole genome shotgun sequence DNA:
- the ASPRV1 gene encoding retroviral-like aspartic protease 1 — protein sequence MGCPVPVPGWMQKGEALILLVGQDAGRRAGMSKGGASRTKENGEPWGPRLGIKKALQSEQAIAAACLCVQQSVSQLAPVPSACPRRAPNNTLLRKALFSSVIAPTLLCGFLYLVWVAAAVPEEGRGMAESGARSREGRREHAFIPEPFDGANVAPHLWLHRFEAINDLNHWDHVTKLRFLKESLRGDALEVYSGLSPKDQEDYGAVKETLLKAFGGPEATHSQLPKEIVFANSMGKGYYLKGKIGKVPVRFLVDSGAQVSVVHPNLWEEVTDGDLDTLRPFENVVKVANGAEMKILGIWDTVVSLGKLKLKAEFLVANASAEEAIIGTDVLQDHNAVLDFEHRTCTLKGKKFRLLPVGGSLEDEFDLELIEEEPSSGEGGQQLSY from the coding sequence ATGGGCTGCCCTGTACCAGTCCCAGGATGGATGCAGAAGGGTGAGGCACTGATCCTGCTCGTTGGGCAGGATGCTGGCAGGAGGGCGGGGATGAGCAAGGGCGGGGCTTCCAGAACAAAGGAGAATGgggagccctgggggcccaggctAGGCATCAAAAAGGCTCTGCAGAGTGAGCAGGCTATCGCAGCTGCCTGCCTCTGTGTCCAGCAGTCAGTCAGCCAGCTTGCGCCGGTCCCTTCTGCCTGCCCCAGACGGGCACCAAACAACACTCTGCTTAGAAAGGCCTTGTTCTCCAGCGTGATTGCGCCGACACTGCTCTGTGGTTTTCTCTACTTGGTGTGGGTTGCTGCTGCAGTtccagaggagggcagagggatggCTGAGAGTGGAGCCAGGAGCCGGGAGGGCCGTCGGGAGCATGCCTTCATCCCGGAGCCCTTTGATGGAGCCAACGTAGCCCCACACCTCTGGCTGCACCGCTTCGAGGCCATCAATGACCTCAACCATTGGGACCATGTCACCAAACTAAGGTTCCTGAAAGAGTCCCTCAGGGGAGATGCCCTGGAGGTCTACAGTGGACTCAGCCCCAAGGACCAGGAAGACTATGGGGCTGTGAAAGAGACCCTCCTGAAGGCCTTCGGGGGGCCCGAGGCCACCCACAGCCAGCTGCCCAAGGAGATCGTCTTTGCCAACAGCATGGGTAAGGGCTACTACCTCAAGGGGAAAATTGGCAAAGTGCCCGTGAGGTTCCTGGTGGACTCGGGGGCCCAGGTCTCTGTGGTCCACCCCAACTTGTGGGAGGAGGTCACAGATGGTGACTTGGACACTCTGCGGCCCTTTGAGAATGTGGTAAAAGTGGCCAATGGGGCTGAAATGAAGATCCTGGGCATTTGGGATACAGTGGTGTCCCTGGGCAAGCTGAAGCTGAAGGCAGAGTTCCTAGTGGCCAATGCAAGTGCTGAAGAAGCCATCATTGGTACCGATGTGCTCCAGGACCACAATGCCGTCCTGGACTTCGAGCATCGCACGTGCACCCTGAAGGGGAAGAAGTTCCGGCTCCTGCCTGTTGGAGGGTCCCTGGAAGATGAGTTCGACCTGGAGCTCATAGAGGAGGAGCCCTCCTCAGGGGAGGGGGGACAGCAGCTCTCCTACTGA